A portion of the Candidatus Krumholzibacteriota bacterium genome contains these proteins:
- a CDS encoding phosphate ABC transporter ATP-binding protein — protein MTGTMKFPGKKDLLSSEGFSVFYGENEAVRKVDIKIPEGLVTSIIGPSGCGKSTFLRAVNRMNDLIPGCRAEGTLNLEGQDLYSQGVDVVLLRKEVGMVFQKPNPFPKSIFDNIAFGPRIHGTRDRSRLSEIVEKSLKQAALWDEVKDRLGDNALGLSGGQQQRLCIARAIAVKPKILLMDEPASALDPRSTARIEELIDELKGNYTILIVTHNMQQAARVSDLTAFFYEGDLVEFGETGQIFTNPDEQQTEDYITGRFG, from the coding sequence ATGACAGGAACAATGAAATTTCCCGGTAAGAAAGATCTGCTTTCTTCAGAAGGTTTCTCAGTTTTCTACGGAGAGAACGAGGCTGTCAGGAAGGTCGATATTAAGATCCCTGAAGGACTTGTGACATCGATCATCGGTCCGAGTGGTTGCGGCAAGAGCACCTTTCTGAGGGCTGTCAACAGGATGAACGACCTGATACCGGGATGCCGTGCAGAGGGGACCCTTAACCTGGAGGGGCAGGATCTTTATTCACAGGGAGTCGATGTCGTCCTTCTTCGTAAAGAGGTCGGGATGGTCTTTCAGAAGCCGAATCCTTTTCCAAAAAGCATCTTCGACAATATCGCTTTCGGTCCGAGGATCCATGGGACCAGGGACAGATCGAGACTTTCGGAGATAGTGGAAAAAAGCCTTAAGCAGGCTGCTCTATGGGATGAGGTAAAAGACCGGCTCGGTGACAATGCCCTGGGACTCTCCGGGGGACAGCAGCAGAGGCTCTGCATCGCGCGGGCCATAGCGGTAAAGCCGAAGATCCTCCTCATGGATGAACCGGCCTCAGCGCTTGATCCACGTTCTACGGCAAGGATAGAAGAACTTATCGATGAACTGAAGGGAAACTATACGATCCTTATAGTAACGCATAACATGCAGCAGGCCGCCCGCGTCTCAGATCTGACAGCTTTCTTTTATGAAGGGGACCTGGTGGAGTTCGGGGAGACCGGCCAGATATTCACAAATCCTGATGAGCAGCAGACGGAAGATTATATAACAGGGAGATTCGGATAG
- a CDS encoding response regulator transcription factor, which yields MPHEHILVVDDEEDILELVAYNLELNGYKVTRVDTGEDTVRVAREISPDLVLLDLMLPGIDGLEVCRILKHDDATSTIPVVMLTARGDESDIVSGLELGADDYIVKPFSPKVLVARIKAVLRRKKNLIPKMNEVISKKDIVIHPGKHEVLIKGKQVSLTSTEFLILHQLARRPGWVFTRNQLIDVARGEDYPVTDRSVDVHIVSLRKKLGSFGRTIETVRGVGYRFREI from the coding sequence ATGCCCCACGAGCATATACTGGTCGTTGATGATGAGGAGGATATACTCGAACTTGTCGCGTACAATCTCGAACTTAACGGATACAAGGTTACTCGTGTAGATACGGGAGAGGATACTGTCAGGGTGGCGCGGGAAATCTCTCCCGATCTGGTCCTGCTTGATCTGATGCTCCCCGGGATAGATGGACTCGAAGTATGCAGGATACTGAAGCATGACGATGCGACATCCACAATTCCGGTAGTCATGCTTACAGCCAGGGGAGATGAATCCGATATAGTGAGCGGCCTTGAACTGGGAGCGGATGATTATATTGTCAAACCTTTCAGCCCGAAGGTGCTTGTCGCAAGGATCAAGGCTGTATTGCGGCGAAAGAAAAACCTGATACCCAAGATGAACGAAGTGATTTCGAAGAAGGATATCGTTATCCATCCGGGAAAACACGAGGTCCTTATAAAAGGTAAACAGGTCTCCCTGACATCCACAGAATTTCTTATTCTTCACCAGCTTGCGCGCAGACCCGGGTGGGTCTTTACGCGGAACCAGTTGATCGATGTGGCTCGAGGTGAAGACTACCCCGTTACCGACCGTTCAGTGGATGTCCATATAGTCAGTTTGAGAAAAAAGCTCGGATCGTTCGGCAGGACAATCGAAACTGTCAGGGGAGTCGGTTACAGGTTCAGGGAGATATAG
- a CDS encoding ketoacyl-ACP synthase III produces MSERIYSVITGTGSYIPSTKISNKNFLEKEFLDPSGEEYTKNNDEIIDDFGRITNIIERRYVSDDLVSSDIAYSAAKNALDSSGTDGEDLDYIILAHNFGDVKKDSQSLDIVPSLASRVKQRLGIKNPDAVAYDVVFGCPGFLQGMIQADYFIRSGDARKALVVGVETLSRISDPHDRDSMIYSDGAGAVVLEGHRSSEPAGILSHSSRTDAVKQAYYLSMGKSNRSDFEKKRLFLKMDGRSVYEYALMTVPKVVKKCIDRIGLKIEEIDKFLFHQANGKMVEAILKRVAKMYKVKSLPSSVMPMTISWLGNSSVATIPTILDLLYKGDLDDHKLRGGDTYVMASVGAGMNVNSLVYRVPDL; encoded by the coding sequence TTGAGCGAAAGAATATATTCAGTCATCACTGGGACAGGCAGCTATATACCTTCTACGAAGATCTCAAACAAAAACTTCCTTGAAAAGGAATTTCTTGATCCGAGCGGTGAGGAATATACAAAGAATAACGATGAGATAATCGATGATTTCGGGAGAATAACCAATATAATCGAAAGACGGTATGTCAGTGATGATCTGGTCTCTTCCGATATAGCCTATTCGGCGGCGAAGAATGCTCTTGATTCTTCAGGGACAGACGGTGAGGATCTGGATTATATAATCCTCGCCCATAATTTCGGCGATGTGAAAAAAGACAGCCAGAGTCTCGATATAGTGCCGAGCCTTGCGTCGAGGGTAAAACAGAGGCTTGGAATAAAAAACCCGGACGCGGTGGCGTACGATGTAGTATTCGGATGCCCCGGGTTTCTTCAGGGGATGATCCAGGCTGATTATTTCATCCGCTCGGGCGACGCGCGAAAAGCGCTTGTGGTAGGCGTCGAAACGCTATCGAGGATCTCAGATCCGCATGACCGCGACAGCATGATCTATTCGGACGGAGCTGGAGCAGTGGTTCTCGAAGGCCATAGAAGCAGTGAACCTGCCGGTATCCTTTCACATTCTTCAAGGACGGACGCGGTCAAACAGGCGTATTACCTCAGCATGGGCAAATCAAACCGCAGCGATTTTGAAAAGAAAAGACTCTTTCTGAAGATGGACGGAAGAAGCGTCTACGAGTATGCCCTGATGACAGTGCCGAAAGTCGTAAAAAAATGCATAGATAGAATAGGATTGAAGATAGAAGAGATCGACAAGTTCCTTTTTCACCAGGCGAACGGCAAGATGGTCGAAGCTATCCTCAAACGGGTCGCGAAGATGTACAAGGTCAAAAGCCTCCCCTCTTCTGTGATGCCGATGACGATCTCCTGGCTTGGAAACAGTTCAGTGGCTACTATACCTACGATCCTCGATCTTTTATACAAGGGTGATCTCGACGACCATAAGCTGCGCGGGGGGGATACGTATGTCATGGCTTCGGTCGGAGCCGGCATGAACGTAAATTCGCTGGTCTACAGAGTCCCTGATCTTTGA
- a CDS encoding putative porin: protein MRKNILAMAVLILMLPVASKSGNWFDNIKLSGDFRHRHELIQDESKDEDRTRWRIRARLMVSAMISEEISVGFRFASGSDDPVSTNETLDSGWSTKGWNLDLACFDYHPTAVKGLNLIGGKMKLPFEKVQKTELIWDGDLNPEGLAARFEGDINDKVTVMLGTGFFYVEENSSSDDYWMAGAQGVLEVKPADNLHVIVGAGYYDYNIEAEVTPVFFDSEDAFGNTAIADGGDLLYACDFNEFEVLGEFGIKLDKTALLLYANYVTNTAADDLDQGYLFGTTIKRGKGKGNLKLAVNYREVEDNAVIGAFTDSDFRGGGTDGNGFEFGFGYGLAEKVDMGVSLFLNNKGIDEEIEYRRLMVDLALKF, encoded by the coding sequence ATGAGGAAAAATATCCTTGCCATGGCAGTCTTGATTCTGATGTTGCCTGTCGCGTCTAAATCAGGCAACTGGTTTGACAATATCAAATTGAGCGGGGACTTCCGGCATCGTCACGAATTGATTCAGGACGAGTCAAAGGATGAGGATCGGACAAGATGGAGAATAAGGGCAAGGTTGATGGTCTCGGCGATGATAAGCGAAGAGATCTCGGTCGGATTCCGATTTGCCAGTGGTTCAGACGATCCGGTATCGACCAACGAGACTCTCGATAGCGGCTGGTCGACCAAGGGATGGAATCTCGATCTTGCCTGTTTCGATTATCACCCGACCGCCGTCAAGGGGCTGAATCTTATCGGGGGAAAGATGAAACTCCCCTTCGAGAAGGTACAGAAGACCGAGTTGATATGGGACGGGGATCTTAATCCCGAGGGACTCGCAGCCAGGTTTGAAGGTGATATTAATGATAAGGTGACAGTGATGCTTGGCACCGGTTTCTTCTATGTCGAAGAAAACAGTTCATCTGATGATTACTGGATGGCTGGAGCTCAGGGAGTGCTCGAGGTAAAGCCTGCTGACAATCTTCACGTGATCGTCGGAGCGGGATACTACGATTACAACATCGAGGCTGAGGTAACGCCCGTATTTTTTGACAGTGAGGACGCCTTCGGGAATACGGCGATAGCTGACGGGGGTGATCTTCTCTATGCCTGTGATTTCAACGAATTCGAAGTCCTTGGCGAATTCGGGATCAAACTGGACAAAACGGCTCTTTTGCTTTATGCTAATTACGTCACCAATACAGCTGCTGACGATCTTGATCAGGGGTATCTCTTTGGAACAACGATAAAACGCGGAAAGGGAAAGGGTAACCTGAAGCTAGCCGTTAATTATCGTGAAGTCGAAGATAATGCTGTGATCGGCGCCTTTACCGACTCTGATTTCAGGGGTGGAGGCACTGACGGTAACGGATTTGAATTTGGGTTCGGTTACGGACTTGCCGAGAAGGTCGATATGGGTGTGAGTTTATTCCTGAACAACAAGGGTATAGATGAAGAGATCGAATACAGGAGATTGATGGTCGACCTGGCTCTTAAATTCTAG
- the phoU gene encoding phosphate signaling complex protein PhoU, whose amino-acid sequence MSRHIGKEIENLKKSILIIGTTVEESLSKAVKSLEKRDADLAKAVIDGDIDIDRMEVELEEDCLKVLALYQPVAIDLRLIISVLKINNDLERVGDLSVNIAERALYLAMSGREKSLYDFSDMTTKVREMLKKSLDALVQESSQLAHEVCRMDEIVDTFNRDFFLRIHQDIKDRPEDVEYLIHQLSISRHLERIADQATNIAEDVIYMIEGEIIRHKAEDYFTGTE is encoded by the coding sequence ATGTCCAGACATATCGGCAAAGAGATAGAGAACCTGAAGAAATCGATACTTATCATAGGCACGACTGTAGAGGAAAGCCTCTCGAAAGCCGTCAAGTCTCTCGAAAAGCGAGACGCCGATCTGGCAAAGGCAGTCATCGACGGTGACATCGATATAGACAGGATGGAGGTCGAGCTTGAAGAGGACTGTCTGAAAGTACTCGCCCTGTACCAACCCGTGGCGATCGACCTCAGATTGATCATCTCGGTCCTGAAGATCAATAACGATCTCGAAAGAGTCGGGGACCTGTCAGTGAATATCGCCGAGAGAGCTCTCTATCTTGCCATGAGCGGCAGGGAGAAATCGCTCTATGATTTTTCTGATATGACGACGAAAGTCAGGGAAATGCTCAAAAAAAGCCTCGACGCGCTTGTGCAGGAGAGTTCCCAGCTTGCTCACGAAGTCTGCAGGATGGACGAGATCGTAGATACTTTTAACAGGGATTTTTTCCTGCGTATCCACCAGGATATAAAGGACAGGCCGGAAGATGTCGAATACCTGATACATCAGCTTTCAATATCAAGGCATCTTGAAAGGATTGCCGATCAGGCTACCAATATCGCTGAAGATGTGATCTACATGATCGAAGGGGAGATAATCCGCCACAAGGCGGAGGATTATTTTACAGGCACCGAATAG
- a CDS encoding phosphate ABC transporter permease subunit PstC: MAEAGINSENREFGSRLLMGARKKRIRMIGSRIGHSILVLVASSSLIALLFIFYFIIRDAVPFFQLEGFREFFSSTKWYPSRETAEFGALAIFVGSGLVTLGAVLFSVPVGALASLCLSDILPFSMKQIVKPVIEMLAAIPSVVYGFFALVIFAPMLQEKGGSLLSVGALIVLVPLNIILVIVVSDLLSNLFSRRMRLAARIIIASGSAAFAFLVVSRIYLFLNGLVISSGTNAINASVVLGIMALPTIVSVSEDALNAVGRELREGSYALGATRAETLLKVVMPAAKSGITAAVILGVMRAIGETMVVWMASGNASRIPKPWFNLLEPVRTLTATIAGDMGEADHVTGSARYHVLFAMALCLLVIAFVSNLISEMIVRRSRKRVA, from the coding sequence ATGGCCGAAGCAGGGATAAATTCAGAGAACAGGGAGTTCGGGAGCCGCCTTCTGATGGGAGCCAGGAAAAAGCGTATCAGGATGATAGGCTCCCGTATCGGCCATTCTATACTTGTCCTTGTCGCTTCGAGTTCCCTTATCGCCCTTCTGTTTATCTTTTATTTTATCATCAGGGATGCGGTGCCTTTTTTCCAACTCGAGGGATTCAGGGAATTTTTTTCCAGTACGAAGTGGTATCCATCCAGAGAAACCGCCGAGTTCGGTGCCTTGGCGATTTTTGTCGGCAGCGGTCTCGTGACTCTGGGAGCGGTGCTTTTTTCCGTGCCGGTCGGCGCGCTTGCTTCCCTTTGCCTGAGTGATATACTTCCCTTTTCGATGAAACAGATCGTCAAACCGGTCATAGAGATGCTGGCTGCGATCCCCTCTGTCGTATACGGGTTTTTCGCGCTGGTGATCTTCGCTCCGATGCTTCAGGAAAAAGGCGGTTCACTGTTATCCGTCGGGGCACTTATCGTACTGGTGCCGTTAAATATCATCCTTGTCATCGTTGTCAGCGATCTGCTGAGCAACCTCTTTAGCAGAAGGATGAGACTGGCAGCGAGGATAATCATCGCTTCCGGATCAGCGGCCTTTGCTTTCCTTGTGGTCAGCAGGATTTATTTATTTCTCAACGGACTCGTGATATCGAGCGGGACAAACGCGATCAACGCGTCGGTCGTCCTCGGCATTATGGCTTTGCCTACTATTGTCTCGGTCTCTGAAGATGCCCTCAACGCGGTCGGGAGAGAGCTTAGAGAAGGAAGTTACGCCCTCGGCGCGACAAGGGCTGAAACACTTCTCAAGGTCGTCATGCCGGCGGCAAAAAGCGGGATCACTGCCGCAGTGATTCTCGGCGTGATGAGGGCGATCGGGGAGACGATGGTCGTCTGGATGGCCTCGGGTAACGCGTCGAGGATACCGAAACCATGGTTCAACCTTCTCGAACCGGTCAGAACATTGACGGCTACGATAGCAGGCGATATGGGGGAAGCAGACCATGTAACCGGATCGGCGAGATATCACGTTCTGTTCGCGATGGCTCTGTGTCTTCTTGTAATAGCTTTCGTATCAAACCTTATAAGCGAGATGATAGTGCGAAGATCTCGGAAGAGGGTGGCGTAG
- the pstA gene encoding phosphate ABC transporter permease PstA, whose translation MDVGTRKLLDRSFTSVGLFAIIIMAVSLVILLQPIIIRGSKAFLFRGTVEYRKMQREQFGRGKTSDLAGDLREAMIARQPVYDLIDSFEVEMQESGSAFRRQYRSDLTELKKLITELLGPRAGEKSNVLPRKQYGQTRWDRTLVKLHHLLYVESYDYSDDSRMGRKVETPREDLFAGTSLQPIFGRLEADIEKMMKPELTLYWRFLFDTSKDAHFFGGIWPEMLGTFYLSVGAMLFAIPLGIITAIYLAEYAGTSRFVSLLRTCISSLAGVPSIVFGLFGLAFFINTMHVSSSKSVLAGSMTLALLILPTIIRASEEAVLSVPRGYREASMSLGAGKWYTIMTVILPAAMPGILTSTIISLGRAAGETAPIIFTAAVSVGKPLGLFETFSQPTPALPWNIYNLATEHEAVDEIRHVQYGMVFTLVIMVLLLNLAAIIMRARISKRLRG comes from the coding sequence ATGGACGTAGGGACGCGAAAACTTCTCGATCGTTCATTCACTTCAGTCGGATTATTCGCCATTATCATCATGGCTGTATCGCTTGTCATCCTTCTTCAGCCTATCATCATACGTGGTTCAAAAGCCTTTCTTTTTCGAGGAACGGTAGAGTACCGCAAGATGCAGCGCGAACAGTTCGGACGGGGAAAAACCAGTGATCTTGCCGGAGACCTGCGCGAAGCGATGATAGCGCGGCAGCCGGTCTATGACCTGATAGATTCTTTCGAGGTAGAGATGCAGGAGTCGGGAAGCGCCTTCAGAAGACAATACAGATCTGATCTTACCGAATTGAAGAAACTGATAACCGAGTTGCTTGGTCCCAGAGCGGGAGAAAAAAGTAATGTTCTGCCAAGAAAACAATATGGGCAGACAAGATGGGACCGTACCCTTGTAAAGCTTCACCATCTTCTTTATGTAGAAAGTTACGACTATTCTGACGATTCACGGATGGGGAGAAAGGTGGAGACGCCAAGAGAGGATCTTTTCGCCGGAACTTCTCTTCAGCCGATCTTCGGAAGACTTGAAGCTGATATAGAAAAGATGATGAAGCCGGAATTGACCCTGTACTGGCGTTTCCTTTTTGATACTTCGAAAGACGCTCATTTTTTCGGCGGGATATGGCCGGAGATGCTCGGTACCTTCTACCTTTCTGTAGGAGCGATGCTTTTTGCCATACCCCTGGGAATCATAACGGCGATATATCTCGCGGAATACGCCGGAACAAGCCGGTTCGTCAGTCTTTTAAGGACATGTATAAGCTCTCTTGCCGGTGTTCCCAGCATCGTTTTCGGCCTTTTCGGGCTCGCCTTCTTTATTAATACGATGCATGTTTCAAGTTCAAAAAGCGTTCTGGCAGGATCGATGACGCTTGCTTTACTCATTCTTCCAACGATTATCAGAGCTTCAGAGGAAGCCGTCCTTTCCGTTCCGAGGGGATACAGAGAAGCATCTATGAGCCTCGGAGCCGGAAAGTGGTATACAATTATGACTGTCATCCTTCCCGCGGCCATGCCCGGAATACTTACAAGCACTATCATAAGCCTGGGAAGAGCGGCAGGTGAAACAGCTCCGATAATCTTTACAGCTGCGGTAAGCGTCGGGAAACCTCTCGGATTATTCGAGACTTTTTCCCAGCCGACTCCTGCTCTGCCCTGGAATATATACAATCTCGCCACTGAACACGAGGCGGTCGACGAGATCAGGCACGTGCAGTATGGAATGGTCTTCACGCTTGTGATCATGGTACTTTTACTGAACCTGGCGGCTATTATTATGAGGGCCAGGATATCGAAAAGGTTGAGAGGATGA
- a CDS encoding prepilin-type N-terminal cleavage/methylation domain-containing protein, which translates to MNKSGFTLIELMIVVVIIGIISAIAIPNYASMQSRAKEATVKSGCHTVQLAAEDFSVMSEGLYPGDVDADTTPGGNTLIDMLPGGHTLFNPFTSNDSEPINGVAAGSGQIGYLPNVNNGIRDGYTITGFGNDATVLTLKGGQ; encoded by the coding sequence ATGAATAAAAGTGGATTTACACTGATCGAACTTATGATAGTCGTTGTAATAATCGGTATTATAAGTGCGATCGCGATTCCCAACTATGCCAGTATGCAGTCCAGGGCAAAGGAAGCAACTGTAAAATCGGGGTGCCACACTGTTCAGCTCGCAGCGGAGGATTTCAGCGTGATGTCAGAGGGGTTATATCCCGGTGATGTCGACGCGGACACTACTCCGGGCGGAAACACACTTATTGATATGCTTCCCGGAGGACATACATTGTTCAATCCCTTCACCAGCAACGATTCAGAACCGATAAACGGCGTAGCTGCCGGGAGTGGGCAGATCGGATATCTGCCTAACGTCAACAACGGGATCCGCGACGGATATACGATCACCGGATTCGGAAATGATGCTACCGTACTTACTCTTAAGGGCGGGCAATGA
- a CDS encoding RNA-binding protein, producing MKIYVGNISFNTEENDLRKVFEEHGSVDSVTIITDRDTGRSKGFGFVEMPDDTEAQAAIDSMNDKEFMDRTLKVNKARPRTDNRGGGGGGGRGGFGRGGY from the coding sequence ATGAAGATCTACGTTGGTAACATTTCTTTTAATACGGAAGAAAACGATCTCAGGAAAGTTTTCGAAGAGCATGGTTCTGTTGATTCAGTAACGATTATCACGGACAGGGACACTGGCCGTTCGAAGGGTTTCGGCTTCGTCGAAATGCCGGACGACACTGAAGCACAGGCCGCGATCGACAGCATGAACGATAAAGAGTTCATGGACCGCACACTCAAGGTCAATAAAGCGCGCCCTCGCACCGATAATCGCGGTGGCGGCGGTGGCGGCGGCCGTGGCGGATTTGGCCGTGGCGGATACTAG
- a CDS encoding phosphate ABC transporter substrate-binding protein, whose product MRSFFSKLSFLSLAIVMMAGLISGSAFAEEKIIIDGSTTVGPIAKAFAEYYMSLHNDVNITVSESGSGNGAKSLINGMCDIADMSRFMKLNEFSAAVDKGRMPVAHVIAVDGLPIIVHPSNPVKDLSVEQVRDIYTGKINNWKDVGGPNVEIVRISRETNSGTYETFENLVMNKEKIYENTEYVGSNGAVRQRVQSTPAAIGYAGLGFVDRTVKALKINGIMPDRNTISSGVYPVSRPLFMFTNKYPELGSHLHAFITLYLSTKGQEIIEEIGYIPVTKY is encoded by the coding sequence ATGAGATCGTTTTTCAGTAAACTGTCGTTTTTATCACTCGCTATCGTCATGATGGCAGGATTGATATCAGGAAGCGCTTTCGCCGAGGAGAAGATCATCATCGATGGGTCGACCACTGTGGGGCCGATCGCCAAGGCGTTCGCCGAGTATTATATGTCCCTTCATAACGATGTCAACATCACGGTAAGTGAATCAGGAAGCGGTAATGGAGCGAAGAGCCTGATCAACGGCATGTGCGATATCGCGGACATGTCCCGCTTCATGAAGCTGAATGAATTCAGCGCCGCCGTGGATAAGGGCAGAATGCCGGTAGCTCATGTCATAGCGGTTGATGGGCTGCCGATAATAGTACATCCGAGCAATCCCGTGAAGGATCTTTCGGTAGAGCAGGTGCGGGATATCTACACGGGAAAAATAAACAACTGGAAAGATGTCGGCGGCCCGAACGTCGAGATCGTAAGGATCAGCCGTGAAACGAACAGCGGAACCTACGAAACTTTTGAGAATCTCGTGATGAACAAGGAAAAGATCTACGAGAATACCGAGTATGTCGGCAGCAACGGAGCTGTACGCCAGAGAGTGCAGAGCACTCCCGCGGCGATTGGCTACGCGGGACTTGGTTTCGTGGATCGTACCGTCAAGGCGCTCAAGATCAATGGTATCATGCCTGATCGTAACACGATATCTTCGGGTGTCTATCCTGTATCAAGGCCGCTTTTCATGTTTACGAACAAGTATCCTGAACTTGGATCGCATCTTCACGCCTTCATAACGCTCTATCTCTCTACGAAAGGCCAGGAGATAATCGAAGAGATCGGTTATATACCCGTAACGAAGTACTAG
- a CDS encoding HAMP domain-containing protein, translating to MKKKSIIWHVLPYYLLIILFSLILVSWYSSKAVRDFHEKDITRSLEERAIMVKLHLADLMSGPIVTNVDSLCDIYGERSDMRITVIDRKGRVIGDSEDDPARMENHSDRPEILKALSGSTGVSKRHSATLSQDFIYVAIPLDVGGEIKGTVRASIPLTEIEGSLSTMYKHLFMAGIITAMIAGLLSVFAARRISSPIEEVKKGIKHFDSGDLDYRIPAHGMAEIGELSRVINNMASSLSDRIDMVELQKSEQDAVFSAIPEGLLVVDRNERIIRINPGASELLGISVDKAVGKSIQELVRNRQLQKFVIDTLGGSGPAEVDFIINNNGTDIFVQARGVTMMSIDGNRSSAVIALNNVTRIKKLEDVRREFVANVSHELRTPVTAIKGFVETLMDGAIENKSDTRKFLAIIDRQADRMKRIIADLLMLAQVEKEEESGEIRFEKTDIGKVIDEARHLCSSKADARNIIIEVNCPDDLVAMVDPALLEQAIINLLDNALNYSGEGSKVTVKACKENGWLVIDVIDRGCGIEPQYSLKLFERFFRIDKARSRKLGGTGLGLSIVKHIVQVHDGRVSVESEPGKGSIFKIEIPLSS from the coding sequence ATGAAGAAGAAGAGCATAATCTGGCATGTTCTCCCTTATTATTTATTGATAATCTTGTTTTCCCTGATTCTGGTCTCATGGTATTCGTCAAAAGCGGTCAGGGATTTCCACGAAAAAGACATTACCAGAAGCCTCGAAGAACGGGCGATAATGGTTAAATTACATCTTGCCGATCTCATGTCAGGTCCGATCGTGACAAATGTCGATTCACTCTGTGATATCTATGGGGAGAGATCGGACATGAGAATAACTGTGATTGACCGGAAGGGAAGAGTGATCGGAGATTCAGAGGATGATCCTGCCAGAATGGAAAATCACTCTGACAGGCCCGAGATATTAAAAGCGCTGTCAGGTTCTACGGGAGTTTCGAAAAGGCACAGCGCTACGCTTAGCCAGGATTTTATTTATGTCGCCATACCGCTTGACGTGGGTGGAGAGATAAAAGGCACGGTAAGGGCTTCGATTCCACTTACAGAGATCGAAGGCAGCCTGTCGACGATGTACAAACACCTTTTTATGGCGGGGATAATTACAGCAATGATCGCCGGTCTGTTGAGTGTTTTCGCGGCCCGAAGAATAAGTTCTCCAATCGAGGAAGTGAAAAAAGGCATAAAACATTTCGATTCCGGAGACCTCGATTACAGGATCCCTGCGCATGGAATGGCTGAGATCGGCGAACTGTCCCGAGTCATCAACAACATGGCTTCATCGCTGAGTGACCGGATCGATATGGTAGAGCTTCAGAAAAGTGAACAGGATGCTGTTTTCTCCGCTATACCGGAAGGGCTACTGGTCGTCGACAGGAATGAGAGGATTATCAGGATAAACCCGGGCGCCTCAGAACTTCTAGGTATTTCTGTCGATAAGGCGGTTGGCAAAAGTATCCAGGAATTGGTAAGAAACAGGCAGCTTCAGAAATTTGTCATTGACACTCTTGGTGGCTCCGGGCCTGCAGAGGTTGATTTTATCATCAATAATAATGGAACCGATATTTTTGTTCAGGCAAGAGGAGTCACGATGATGAGTATCGACGGGAACCGCTCCAGCGCGGTAATAGCTCTTAACAATGTTACCAGAATAAAGAAGCTGGAGGATGTAAGGCGTGAATTTGTCGCCAATGTGTCCCATGAATTGCGAACACCGGTTACAGCGATAAAAGGGTTTGTAGAGACTCTTATGGATGGCGCGATCGAGAACAAGTCCGATACGAGGAAATTCCTTGCGATAATCGACCGGCAGGCTGATCGCATGAAAAGGATAATAGCTGATCTTCTGATGCTGGCGCAGGTGGAGAAAGAGGAGGAATCCGGTGAGATAAGGTTCGAGAAGACAGATATCGGAAAGGTCATAGATGAAGCAAGGCACCTTTGTTCTTCCAAAGCTGACGCCAGGAATATAATCATAGAAGTCAATTGCCCGGATGACCTGGTGGCAATGGTTGATCCAGCGCTTCTTGAACAGGCGATCATCAATCTTCTTGATAACGCGTTGAATTACAGCGGAGAAGGAAGCAAGGTGACCGTAAAAGCCTGTAAAGAGAACGGTTGGCTCGTAATAGACGTGATCGACCGGGGCTGTGGTATTGAACCGCAGTACAGCCTGAAACTTTTTGAGAGGTTCTTCAGAATAGATAAGGCAAGGAGCCGCAAGTTGGGCGGAACGGGACTGGGCCTTTCGATAGTAAAACATATCGTACAGGTCCACGATGGAAGAGTTTCCGTGGAGAGCGAGCCCGGCAAGGGAAGCATATTCAAAATCGAGATTCCTCTTTCATCCTGA